Part of the Streptomyces europaeiscabiei genome is shown below.
CAGACCCGGCGACCGGGAGCGCTGAACGAATCTCTCGACCGGGAGTGCCGATGACAAGTCGTGGGCACTCCGAGAAGCAAACGCACCCGCACCACGTCGGCATGCGTGACAGCCCACGCGATCGCCCGAAGGGCGGTGCCGGAACCCCCGGCGCCGCCCTTCTCCGTCCCCGCAGCTCCCACCCCGGACATTTCCGTGTACGTCAACTGATCCCCGAGGCAAGCTGTTTGAGGAGCGACACCAGTCCCGTGCGGTCCGCCACCGACGCCCGGGATGTGATCTGGGCCACGTCAGGTTCTTGTCAGGCAACTGACCGGGAGCCGTCAGACCGCTCTGTTTGCATGTGCTCATCGAGGCCTCGAAGCATCCCCCGGCGCTCCACCCCACCGGAGCCCCCACCACCGAGGAGAGACCATGGCCGACACACTGACCGACGCCGCGTCCGGCACGAGCGGACAGGTCCCCGAGTACCCGATGCCCAGGGCGTCGGGCTGCCCGCTCGCGCCGCCGCCGGCCGCGGCGGAGCTGCGCGGCGACCAGCCGGTCACCAAGGTGCGGATCTGGAACGGCAGTACCCCGTGGCTGATCACCCGCCACGCCGACCAGCGGACCCTGCTCACCGACCCGCGTGTCAGCAACGACGACCACGAGCCGGACTTCCCCCATGTCAACGCCCACCGGGCGGCCATCGCCCCGCACACCCCGAAGCTGATCACCAACACGGACGCGCCGGAGCACACCCGGCTGCGCCGCTCGGTCAACGCGCCGTTCCTGGTGAAGCGGATCGAGGCGATGCGCCCGGCCGTGCAGAAGATCGTCGACGACCTGATCGACGACATGCTGGCCGGCCCCAACCCGGCCGACCTGCTCACCGCGCTGGCCCTGCCCGTGCCGTCGCTGGTCATCGCCGAGCTGCTCGGAGTGCCGTACAAGGACCACGAGTTCTTCCAGGAGAACAGCAACCGCGTCCTCGACAACTCCCTCACCGCAGAGGAGGCCCAGGAGTCCAGCCGTGCCCTCGGCGGGTATCTTGACGCGCTGTTCCGGGAGAAGCTCGAACAGCCGGGCGACGACGTGCTGTCCGAGATGGGCACCCGGGTCAAGGTCGGCGAGATGACCCACCAGGAGGCCGTCAGCATGGGCGTCGCCATGCTGATCGCCGGGCACGAGACCACGGCCACGATGATCAGCCTCGGCACGCTCGCCCTGTTCGAGCACCCTGACCAGCTGGCCGTGCTGCGGGACACCGAGGACCCGAAGGTCGTCGCGGGCGCCGTCGACGAGCTGCTGCGCTATCTGTCCATCGTCCACTCGGGTCTGCGCCGGGTGGCCAAGGACGACATCGAGATCGACGGTCAGGTCATCCGCAAGGGCGACGGCCTCCTCTTCGACCTCCAGACCGCCAACTGGGACCCGATCGCCTTCCCCGAGGCCGAGCGCCTGGACCTGAGCCGCCCCGCCCGCCAGCACAACGCGTTCGGTTACGGCCCCCACCAGTGCCTCGGCCAGAACCTGGCCCGCCTCGAACTGCAGGTCGTCTACGGCACCCTCTACCGGCGTATCCCCACCCTCCGCCCGGCCGCCCCGATCGAGCAGCTGGCGTTCAACCACACGGGGACGACGTACGGCGTGAAGTGCCTGCCCGTCGCCTGGTGACACCGCGCCCGGTGTCTCCCCACCCGGTGACACCCCCACCTCGCCCCCACAAGTACCAAGAACCGAGGAGCAATCCATGCGTGTGGAACTCGACGAGCCCAAGTGCGTGGCCTCCGGCCAGTGTGTGATGGCCTCCCCCGAGGTGTTCGACCAGCGGGACGACGACGGTGTCGCGATCCTGCTGGAGGAGCACCCCGCCGACGACCTCATGGACGGCGTGCAGGAGGCCGTCGCGATCTGTCCCGCCGCCGCGATCCGACTGGTGGACCGGTGAGGCGCATCCTGGTCGTGGGTGCCTCGGCCGCCGGGATGGCGGCGGCCGAGACGCTGCGCCGCGAGGGCTACGACGGCACGCTCACCCTCGTCGGCGACGAACCGCACGCCCCGTACGACCGGCCCCCGCTGTCCAAGCAGCTCCTCGCCGCGGAGTGGGACACCGACCGGCTGACCCTGCGCACCCCGGCCCACCTCGACGGCCTCGACCTGGACCTGCGCCTCGGGGCCGCCGCGACAGGCCTCGACCTGAAAGAACGTCAAGTACACCTCGCGGACG
Proteins encoded:
- a CDS encoding ferredoxin, with translation MRVELDEPKCVASGQCVMASPEVFDQRDDDGVAILLEEHPADDLMDGVQEAVAICPAAAIRLVDR
- a CDS encoding cytochrome P450, which gives rise to MADTLTDAASGTSGQVPEYPMPRASGCPLAPPPAAAELRGDQPVTKVRIWNGSTPWLITRHADQRTLLTDPRVSNDDHEPDFPHVNAHRAAIAPHTPKLITNTDAPEHTRLRRSVNAPFLVKRIEAMRPAVQKIVDDLIDDMLAGPNPADLLTALALPVPSLVIAELLGVPYKDHEFFQENSNRVLDNSLTAEEAQESSRALGGYLDALFREKLEQPGDDVLSEMGTRVKVGEMTHQEAVSMGVAMLIAGHETTATMISLGTLALFEHPDQLAVLRDTEDPKVVAGAVDELLRYLSIVHSGLRRVAKDDIEIDGQVIRKGDGLLFDLQTANWDPIAFPEAERLDLSRPARQHNAFGYGPHQCLGQNLARLELQVVYGTLYRRIPTLRPAAPIEQLAFNHTGTTYGVKCLPVAW